The DNA region CATTTGACGGACAGGGAGGCTCTGTGGTTGTCGAGATAGTCAGACTAACCCCGCCATCAATGCTGGACATTCCACATCAGCGCACTTGCGCATGTTCAGAAAACCATATCAGTTGTGCTAATGCGAAGGACTGGATCAAAGGGCAAATCGGCGTGTGGCAGTTCAATTACGAACAGCGCGACATGCGGGACAAGAACGTGCATCCGGCGACCTT from Dehalococcoidia bacterium includes:
- a CDS encoding site-specific DNA-methyltransferase is translated as MVVEIVRLTPPSMLDIPHQRTCACSENHISCANAKDWIKGQIGVWQFNYEQRDMRDKNVHPAT